A window of Mycolicibacterium holsaticum DSM 44478 = JCM 12374 genomic DNA:
GACGGCGTGCAGCTTCTCGGCGGCCACGGCTACATCAAGGAACACCCCGTCGAACGGTGGTATCGCGACCTGCGCGCGATCGGCGTCGCCGAGGGCGTCGTCGTCATCTAGCCGGAGTCATCCGTGCCGTCATTCCTCATAACGAAAGACTAACCATGGCAATCAATCTGGAACTGCCGAAGAAACTCGAGGCAGTCATCGAGAAGGCGCACCAGGGTGCCGCCGAGATGCTGCGCCCGATCTCCCGCAAGTGGGACCTGCGCGAGCACGAATATCCCGTCGAACTCGATACGTTGGCCACCCTGTTCGAGGGCATCTCGGAGGCCAAGACCATCGCGTTCGCCGGCGCCGAAGCGTTCCGTGACGGCGACTCACCCAAGGCCGCCAACAACAACGGCGCCAACATGTCCGCGGTGCTCAACGTGATGGAGATCAGTTGGGGCGACGTAGCTTTGATGCTGTCGGTGCCGCGCCAGGGGCTCGGCAACGCCGCGATCAGCAGCGTGGCCACCCCCGAGCAGTTGGAGCGGCTCGGCAAGGACGTCTGGGCGGCGATGGCCATCACCGAGCCAGGTTTCGGCTCGGACTCGGCGGCGGTGTCGACCACGGCGACCCTCGACGGCGACGAGTACGTGATCAACGGCGAGAAGATCTTCGTCACCGCCGGTTCGCGCGCCACCCACATCGTGGTGTGGGCGACGCTGGACAAGTCGCTGGGCCGCGCGGCGATCAAGTCGTTCATCGTTCCGCGCGAGCATCCCGGTGTCACCGTCGAACGCCTCGAGGACAAACTGGGCATCAGGGCCTCCGACACCGCGGTGATCCGGTTCGACAACGTGCGGATCCCCAAAGACAACCTGCTCGGCAGCCCGGAGATCCACGTGGACAAGGGTTTTGCCGGGGTCATGGAGACCTTCGACAACACCCGCCCGGTCGTGGCGGCGATGGCCGTCGGTATCGCCCGCGCCGCGCTGGAGGAACTCCGCAAGATTCTCACCGAGGCGGGCGTAGAGATCTCCTACGACAAGCCGTCCCACGCCCAGAGTGCACCGGCCGCCGAGTTCCTGCGAATGGAGTCGGACTGGGAGGCCGCCTACCTGTTGATGGTGCGATCGGCATGGCAGGCCGACAACGGCATTCCGAACTCCAAGGAAGCCTCGATGGGCAAGGCCAAGGCTGGCCGCGTCGCCAGCGATATCACCCTCAAGGCCGTCGAATTGGCAGGCACCGCAGGCTATTCGGAGCACACCCTGCTGGAGAAGTGGGCCCGCGACAGCAAGATCCTGGACATCTTCGAGGGCACCCAGCAGATCCAGCTTCTGGTGGTGGCGCGCCGCCTGTTGGGCCTGTCGTCCGCCGAACTCAAGTAGCGCCCCGGCGCGGCGACTAGCGTCGAGAGCCATGGAGAGCTTTCAGGCGCTGGTCGCGCGGCAGGTCGACGATCGGATCGAGGCGGCAGTCGAGACGTTGGACGAGTCGGGCTTGCCGCCCGGCGACGTGACGGTCCGGGTGCTCTATTCCAGCGTGAACTACAAGGACGCGTTGGCGCTCACGCCGAAAGGCGGCGTGGTGCGCGACTATCCGATCGTGCCGGGCATCGACCTGGCCGGCGAAGTGGTGGCGTCGACGTCGGATGAGTTCGCGGTCGGCGACGCGGTGCTGGCCCACGGCTACGACATCGGGACCGGGCGCCACGGCGGCTACGCCGAGTATGCCCGCCTGCCCGCCGGCTGGGTCGTCCACCTCGGCGGATTGAGCCCACGCGAGGGGGCCGCCATCGGGACGGCCGGTTTCACCGCCGCGATGAGCGTGCAGGCATTGCAGCGCTACGGCGTCACACCCGGGGACGGGCCGGTGGTGGTGACGGGCGCGTCGGGCGGCGTCGGATCGGTCAGCGTCGATCTGCTGGCCGCCGCCGGCTACCACGTGGTGGCTTCGACCGGCAAACCCGACGCCGCCGACCTCCTCAAAGCGCTGGGCGCCGCCGAGGTGATCGGCCGACTACCGGAGGACCCGGACGCCAAACCGCGGCCGCTGGGCAGAGCCCGCTGGGCCGGGGCGGTCGACTGCGTCGGCGGTGCCACCCTGGCCGATGTGCTGAGCGCGATGAGCTACGCCGGCGCCGTCGCGGCCAGCGGGTTGACCGGTGGCGCCGCGCTGAACACCACCGTGATGCCCTTCATCCTGCGCGGGGTGGCGCTGCTGGGCATCGACTCGGTAGCAGCTGCCGATCGGGCCGCGGCGGGCGCTGTGGGAGCAGCTGGCCGGTCCGCTGAAGCCCCGGCACCTCTCCGACGTCGCACACGATGTCGACGTCAAGGACGTCGGCGGTGTGCTCGACGAGGTGCGTGCCGGGCGGTATTCCGGGC
This region includes:
- a CDS encoding acyl-CoA dehydrogenase family protein, whose amino-acid sequence is MAINLELPKKLEAVIEKAHQGAAEMLRPISRKWDLREHEYPVELDTLATLFEGISEAKTIAFAGAEAFRDGDSPKAANNNGANMSAVLNVMEISWGDVALMLSVPRQGLGNAAISSVATPEQLERLGKDVWAAMAITEPGFGSDSAAVSTTATLDGDEYVINGEKIFVTAGSRATHIVVWATLDKSLGRAAIKSFIVPREHPGVTVERLEDKLGIRASDTAVIRFDNVRIPKDNLLGSPEIHVDKGFAGVMETFDNTRPVVAAMAVGIARAALEELRKILTEAGVEISYDKPSHAQSAPAAEFLRMESDWEAAYLLMVRSAWQADNGIPNSKEASMGKAKAGRVASDITLKAVELAGTAGYSEHTLLEKWARDSKILDIFEGTQQIQLLVVARRLLGLSSAELK